The Sandaracinaceae bacterium region CATGCGGGACACCCCGTACGTCATGCTCGGCAACATCCACCCCGACCTGCAGGTCGAGGTGCTCGAGCAGATGCGCGAGCCGAAGCTCGTCATCGCCGACACGATGAACTTCTGGATCGAGGGCACGCCCAACGAGCTCTCGCGCATGCTGAAGCGCATCGACGTGCTCGTGATCAACGAGGAGGAGGCCCGTCAGCTGACCGGGCTGCACAACATCGTGAAGGTGGCCAAGGAGCTGCTGACGATGGGTCCGCGCATCGCGGTCATCAAGCGCGGCGAGTACGGCGCGCTGCTCTTCGAGGGAGACTCGGTCTTCAGCGCGCCCGCCTTCCCGGTGGACAAGGTCCTCGACCCGACCGGCGCCGGCGACACCTTCGCGGGCGGCATGCTCGGCTTCATCGCCCAGCAGGACCGCGTCGATCAGAGCACCCTGCGCCGCGCGATCGTCTACGGATCGGCGCTCGCCTCCTACTGCGTGGAGGGCGTCTCGGTGAAGCGGCTCAACGAGGTGAGCCGCGAGGACGTCGAGGAGCGCTACCTGGCGTTCGCCCGCCTCGCGCACTTC contains the following coding sequences:
- a CDS encoding PfkB family carbohydrate kinase; the protein is MSSMLVVGSVARDTIHNNQGTHPYVLGGSAVFAALAGAHFVEPRVVGIVGTDFPDSEVSLLKSKGVDVSGLEIVDGKTFHWEGRYSDDLTSRESIKTELNVFADFHPKIPESMRDTPYVMLGNIHPDLQVEVLEQMREPKLVIADTMNFWIEGTPNELSRMLKRIDVLVINEEEARQLTGLHNIVKVAKELLTMGPRIAVIKRGEYGALLFEGDSVFSAPAFPVDKVLDPTGAGDTFAGGMLGFIAQQDRVDQSTLRRAIVYGSALASYCVEGVSVKRLNEVSREDVEERYLAFARLAHFATDDELKRA